TATGTATTTATAACCACGATTTATTTTTAAATAATTATAGTTATTAATTATGTGTTCTAATTTTAAGTTATCTTTAGTTGTAAGAACTGTTGAGGAAATTAAGTCTTTAATTTTAGGAGTATATATATAATGTTTATATTTAAATGTTATAGGACGACCTCGCATTAAAAAACCACCTTTATTAAAAAAATCTAATTTAACCTACTATATAACTATACTATAATAGTTCGCTTAATACAATTAAGGACATTTAATATATTGAGGTTTAGCGAACTTATAAAATAATAAGTGGATTTATTTAAAAAAAGAATTTTTAAAATTTACATATACTTAGAATTCTCTCTCTATATATTTCTAGAATTTTATTTTTAAGTAGAATTCAAATATACTTAGTGTTTATTAGCTGTTTTAAAATACATGATCTATTATTAAAATTTAAATATAAAAACAGCTAACTACGTATACTTTAAGTAGTTAGCTGTTTAACAAATTATTTAATGTTAAATAACTAAATATTTATACACTCAAAATTATTATATGCAGTGCTTACAACATTATAACGATTTATCATATGAGCTGAAGGCAATTTTGAGCAAATTAGAGAAGGTGGATTAAAAGAAGAATCAAATATTGTCAAACTTAGTTCTGTGGCATCCCCTGGAAAAACTATATGCTGCACTTTACCTGGTGCAAATGTAGGACTAGCCTTTACAACCCTTTTACCATTAATTTTATAACAAAGTAAAAAATTCAAATAATGTGGACATTGATTTCTAACTTCTACATAATAATTTTTATTAGTATTTAAACATTGTCTACAATAACAATAAGGTTTAATATTTAAAATCATGTGCTCACCTAATATTTAAGATTTTTGTTGTTAATTTATTATATTTTATTATTAATGATATAGTGATTATTTTAATCTTTATCCCGCATAACTCCAATGGTTCCACCTTTAATATGAGGATTATTCATCAAAGTTTTAAGTTCACTTTTAGTACCATAAACTATAACTCCAATAATCTCAGGATCAGTTTTTCTTTCTTTAAGGTGATTATAAATATCTTTATATCCTAATTTTTTCAATCTATTTAATAGCCCACTATAATTAGCTTTATATATATTATCTAATACAATATTTCCCTCAGTACGTATTCCTAAAGTTTCCTCTTCACCTATATAAGAAACTTTACTATCATGTTCTTTAGCATCTTTTTTATATTTATCTATTTGTTCTTTAGTATAAGTATCTAACCATAGCCAAGATATATTTACCTTTGGTATTAATGTACTAAAATTGCGAAGATTGTATTTTTTATCAAAGGATAATCCCATTTCTATGATTTTACCATCTGGAATAGAGTCAAGATCTTCAAAGTCTTTTTTATAATCCTTATATTTAATGTCAGGATGAAAAAACATAAGCTTTTTATATCCATATTCCCCTCCTTTCCTTCTATTATAAATAAGACAAATGAATCTTTAAAATGTAAACAAAAAATAAAAGATATGTAGGTTAATTTTAAAAATTAACCTACATATCTTGACTATTTATAATATAAATAATGTTTTATAAATAATTTGTATATATAGTATAAAGCAAATTTTTCATAGTAAAAGTCGTGAATTTCCTGTGCTTCAAAGTAAAACACTTGCAATCTCAACTAATGAAACATTCATTATGATGTAGTCATATGGATAATGGAATACTTCTAAATCCAACTGTAACTGTTCCTAATTGTTGTTGCAAACAACAATGTAAATATTAAAGCTAGTCACTTTTTATGGCTAGCTTTGCTTTAATTATAAAACAACATTAATATCTAATGCTTGTAAAACATCATTTATACTATTATAAACGGTATTACTATTTGTACATCCAACAAGTAAGCCAACTATTTTTTTATTTGCTTTTACCAAAACTGCTCCAGAATCTCCCTCAGAAGACATTTTAGTTGTCATTATTTGATTTTTAAATAAATATTTAGTTACATTTGTACCTTTACTAAAGGAAATTTCACAAGTTACATTTATAGCAGTTACATGACCAGAGGTTTCATCACTTGTTCTACCCGCTTTAAATACACCATCATTTAAAGCAGCGTTATCTATTCCTTTAGGGCTACCTATAAAAGCAATATTAGGGAGTCCCTCAACATGTGCATCAAATCGTACAATGGCAGCATCTACTAAATTTGTTGGTTTTGAAAACGTACCTTCTGGCTTTAAAGAAATATATCGTGCAAGCTTTCCAACTTCGTCTGCAGGTGTTCCTGAATCATAAAGACTTGGCTGTACTACTCCTGTACCAGGTGTTAATTTATTTAAAGCAGAAAGCACATGACAACTACTTAATAAATAAGAAGAATGCGAATCTTTTACTAAACAACCTATAGATCCTATATTGGAACAATATTCTGGAACATTAGGTCCTATACTATATCCTCCAATTGTAGGACGAACTTTAGTATTTAATAATTGAAATTTAAAATATCCAACTTCATTTACATCAGTTATAATTCCTTTATACATAATAGGTATTAAATCTTTAGTTTGTAATTGAGCTTTATGAATTTTTGTACTTACAAAAACTTTAATACACTTTTTACAAGTACAAAACCCACCTTTTATTTTATATCCGAGTCCTATGCCAATTACATTAGCTTTATTAAGAAAAAAGTTATATTCATTATTACAAATTAGCTTAATAATATTGTCTATACAATATTCACATGACAATATATTCACCACCATAAATTATTATTTAGTTACAATTTATATATTTGTTTTGTATAAGAAAAATTTATATTCACAATTACATATATACTTAATTCTATTTTCTAACGGATAATAATTTCTTATACTATAACCATTATTAGTTCTTATATAGTATATATTATGGTTTCAAATTGAAAATTGACTTAAAATAATGGAATTTATTATTTATAGTATAAATCATAATTATCAATTTGTATGTTATGAAAAATTATACTGATAAATGTATATTTTTTAGATAATTATGTCATAAACAATAATACTATTGAAATATTACAGAGCTTGAAATAGCACTATTCATTACAAATTAATATTATACATTATGATGGAAAATTTAAACTTAGGTGATATAAATGAAAATTAATAAATTTTGTAATTTAGAGGAAAGTATTAAATATATATGTGATAATGAATATAGTTTTTTCCTTAATAAAGACCACGTAATTGGGGTTGGATTAGGATATAGAATAATAAAAGGATTTCAATCAAATGAAAGCTGTATTAAAGTTTTTGTAGATAAAAAAATTGGTGCAGATAGCTTATCATGTGAAAATTTAATTCCTAAAGAATATAAGGGTATTAAAACTGATATCGTAGAAAGTGGTATTTGTACTTGTACAAAATTAAGTAAAAGAATTAGACCTATACCAGGTGGCTATAGTATAAGTCCTGTAACTATTTTTGGTAGTGGAACAATGGGATGCTTAGTAACAGATGGGTTTAGTAGATTTATGTTAAGTAATAATCATGTTTTAGCAGATTCAAATAAACTACCTATAAATGAACCAATTGTTCAACCTGGCATGGATGATAAGGCAAATCCAAGTCAAGATGTTGTTGCACTTTTATACAAATATATTCCATTAAACTTTGGTGGTATTTTAAAAAAAGAAGTAAACTATGTAGATTGTGCTATTGCAAGATTACTTGATAAAAATTATGCAACTCCAGATATAGCACTTCTTGGTAAAATTAAAGGAGTTAGTAATCCAAAATTAAATCAAACAGTAGCAAAATGCGGAAGAACCACTGAAGTTACATTAGGAAAAGTAACATCTATAAATACAACTTTTAAAGTTTACTATGGAATAAAATCAGTATTATTCAAGAACCAAATAATTACAACATACATGGCTGAGGGGGGCGATTCGGGATCTGTATTATTAGATAATAAGAAATATGTTCTAGGACTTCTTGCTGGAGCAAGTCAAATATGTGCAGTTTTTAATAATATACACGATGTTTTAAATTTGTTAAGTGTTCAAATAGTTACAAGCTAATGAAATCTATACTCATATTTAAAAGGCTAAACCTTTAATTTATCAAGGTTTAGCCTTTTAAGTATGAGTATTTATAGATGTTATTCTATATTTTAATATATATAAAATTAAAATGCATATCATTGAAATGAGTCCTATACAAGTAGTTACAACACTATATTTATGATATTGGTAATTTAAATCTTGAATTAAATTTATTATCCATATTGCTACTACAGCCAATAGTAAAAGAATATTAGAAATTTTAGCACCTTCTTTACTTTTAATAATGTATACAAGTTGCAATATTATATATATAAGGTTGATAATAATAAAGCTAATCATTTCATCTTCAGTAATGCTAACAGGTATATCACTACTTATGATTATACTGTAACCAAATATTAAAAAGGATATAGTAAACAAACTAAAAAAAATAGAAATATCAATAAATTTCTTCATAGTTTTGCTCCTTACATTTTATAAAATATGCATTGTTGGACTGCAATTACTTATTATAATCAAACATTTTTTATCGAAAATCAATATGTTTTGCTTAAAATGTAAGAATCAGTACATGAAAAGTATAAATCAAAAAAATACTTACTATTAAAATTAACTTTAATTTGTCAATCTTAAATGTAAGTATTATTACTTTTACATATATGAAATTTTTATATTATATTTCATAGTCTACTACAATTCTTCCATCATTAACTTTCTTTATAAATTCTCCTACTTTAACATGTGAAGGGTGATTTTGATATTTATTTAAATCTTCTGTATTTTCAAATTTTGAATATAAAACAATATCATATGCTTGTTTAGATTTATTAATGTCTATACCTACTTCAATACCTTTAATTTCAGCAATTTCTTTTTGTAAACTTTCTAAATTTTCTTTTATTATAGTTGCATTTTCTGATTTACTTTTACCTTCAGCGAATTCTTTTAATTTCCACATTACAATATGTTTAATCAATTTTATTACCTCACTTTATTAAGTTTTTCATGTATAACTAATTACGTAAATTTTATACCATATTTATGCATTATATTATAATATAAATTCTATTGGATGTACATAAGTAACCATAGAACCTGTTTTTATATAACGTAAAATGTATCAAAATAGAACTAACTTGAATACAATATAGTTCACTATATTGTCGTATAATGCATTATATTGTCATAACAAGGAGAGAATTATATATGCCAATAATAAAAGAACCCATTGACTTTATCAATAAACCTGAATCTGAAGCAAAAAAATGGGGTAAAGAAGAAGAAAAACGTTGGTTTACGAAATTAAATAATCTTGAAGAAGTAGCAGTAAATCAACTTAAAAATAAGGAATATAAAACAAAAATAGATAATTTTTCTACAGACATTTTATTTTCTTCATTAACTGCAATAGAAATTATGAAAGAGGACGAAAATCAAAATCTTTTTGATGTTGAAAGAATTAGGGAAGCACTTTTAAAAAATACTTTAGATAGGGATGCTATAGGCTATGTAAATTTTACACCTAAAGAACTTGGAATTAATTTTTCTATAAGAGATGTAGAATTAGATAGAGATATATCAGATGAAACTTTAGATAAAGTTAGACAGCAAATAATAAATCAAGAATATACTAAATTTTCATTTATATCATTAGGGTTAAATGACAACAGCATCAATGAAAGTGTACCAGTTATTGTGAAAACTAGAGTTCCAACAACGTTTGATTATGGTGTTCTTAATGATAAAGAAACAGTATCATTATTATTAAATCAAGGTTTTTCTATAATTCCTGAGTCAGCTATTATAACTACTATAAAGGGAAAAGACTATATATTAATAGAAGGAAGTCTTAGTCAAGAGCTTGATTTTTATAATAAAGGATCCGAAGCTTGGGGAGCAGAAAACTATGGTGATTATATTTCAAAACTTTCACACGAACAATTAGGTGCTTTAGAAGGATATCTGCATTCAGATTATAAAGCTATTAATAGTTATTTAAGAAATAATAGAGTTCCAAATAATGACGAGCTTAATAAAAAAATTGAATTAATAAGTTCTGCTCTATCTGTAAAGCCAATACCCCAAACATTAATAGCATATAGAAGAGTAGATGGTATTCCATTCGATTTACCTTCTGATTTTTCCTTTGATAAAAAAGAAAATGGTGAAATAATAGCTGATAAACAAAAATTAAACGAGTTTATAGATAAATGGACTGGAAAAGAAATTGAAAATTTATCATTTTCTAGTACTTCTCTTAAATCCACCCCATTATCATTTAGTAAATCTCGTTTTATATTTAGATTGCGTTTAAGTGAAGGGACCATTGGAGCGTTTATTTATGGGTTTTCTGGATTTCAAGATGAACAAGAAATTCTTTTAAATAAGAATTCTACTTTCAAGATATTTAGAATAACTCCAATAACTTCAATAATTAATAGAGTTACTAAAATGACTCAGGTAGTAATTGATGCTGAAGTTATACAAAATAAAGAGATTTAGCATCAATAAATAATATTCCTATTGAAATAAGATTCTAAGGACAATACTCTAAACTTTTAAATAAAAGATTTGTAGTATTGTCCTTTAATTATATTTTCTCGAATTCTACATTTTTCGTCACATTTTTTTATTAGATTTCATAAAATATTAAAGTACACTAATGTTTTATGAAAAAGTGTACTAACTGATGATAAGAATTATAAGTAAACAATAATATTCTAAAGATAAAATTAGGAGAGTGTATTTATGTTAGTTTCAAAAATTGAGAATTCCGTAAAAGATTCAAATAAAAATTATTTCACAATAAACGGTTTAATGGGGTATTATTTTGAAAATGATTTTTTTAATTTAAATATAATATCACCAACTTTAGATGGAAATTTAACTTTTAGTAAAGAGGATATTAATTCAATATTAGGTGATAAAAGCATTAAGTCTGCAAGATGGATTGGCTTAATAAAGCCTAGTATAACTGGAGAATATATTTTATCAACAAATAGTCCTAATTGTAGAGTTGAACTAAATGGTGAAATATTTAACCTATCTTTAAACACATCTAATACTGTTAATTTAATTCAAGGAAACGTTTATGACATCAGAATAGAACAATTAATGTCAGAGAATCAGTTATTAAAAAATTATGAAGGAATTAAGCTTTACTGGGAGACTTCGGATATCATAAAAGAAATAATTCCTTCAGAAGTATTATTAAAACCCAATTATAGTAATACAAATCAGAAATCTAAATTTATTCCTAATAATACACTTTTCTCTAATGCTAAATTAAAGGCTAATGCAAATAAAGATACTGATAGCGATGGTATACCTGATGAATGGGAAGTTAATGGATATACAGTTATGAATCAAAAAGCTGTAGCATGGGATGACAAATTTGCAGCTAATGGTTATAAAAAATATGTATCTAATCCTTTTAAACCTAGTACTGCAAATGACCCATATACAGACTTTGAAAAAGTTTCAGGACAAATAGATCCATCTGTAAGTACGGTAGCAAGAGATCCAATGATATCTGCTTATCCTATAGTTGGAGTCCAAATGGAAAGATTAGTTGTTTCTAAATCAGAAACAATTACTGTAGATTCAACTAAAAGTATGTCTAAATCAACTAGTTATAGTAGTACTAATATTAATACTGTTGGTGCCGAAATTTCAGGTAATTTAGAACTTGCTGGAGGTATATTCCCTGTATTTAACATGTCTGCTTCAGCAAATTATTCTCACACATTGGAAAATACAAGTACAGTTGATAATACAACTGGAGAAAGTTTCTCTCAAGGATTAAGTATAAATACTGGTGAATCCGCTTATATAAATCCTAATATTAGATATTATAATACTGGTACTGCTCCAGTGTATAATGTTACTCCCAATACTACCATAGTAATTGATAAACAATCTGTAGCCACTATTAAGGGACAAGAAAGTTTAATTGGAGACTATCTAAATCCTAGTGGAACATATCCTATTATAGGCCAACCTCCTATAGCTTTAAATACTATGGACCAATCTAGCAGTCGCTTAATTCCAATAAATTACAATCAATTAAAAAGCATTGATAATGGTGGAACTGTAATGTTATCAACATCCCAGTTTACTGGAAACTTTGCCAAATATAATTCCAGCGGTAATTTAGTAACTGATGGAAACAATTGGGAACCTTATTTAGGCACTATAAAAAGTACAACAGTTTCATTAACTTTATCTTTCCCTGACCAAACTACTCAAGTTGCTGTTGCTGTTGTTACTCCTAATTTTAGTGATCCTGAAGATAGAACTCCTAGATTAACTTTGGAACAAGCTCTAGTTAAAGCTTTTGGACTTGAAAAGAAAAATGATAAATTTTATTTTCAAGGCATAGAAATTACTGAAAATCAAAAAATACAAGTATTTTTAGATAATAATACAAATATTGATTTTCAAAATCAATTAAAAAATACAGCTGACAAAGATATTATGCATTGTATAATAAAACGTAATATGAATATCCTAGTAAAAGTAATTACTTTCAAAGAAAATATATCCTCAATAAATATTATAAATGATACTAATTTTGGTATTCAATCTATGACAGGTCTTTCTAAGAGATCTAAAGGACAAGATGGTATTTATAGAGCTTCTACAAAATCTTTTTCTTTTAGAACGAAGAAAATAAATCATTCTAGAGGTTATTATAAAATAAGATTTGTAGTTCAATGTAGTTCTTCCTTTACGTGTAACTTCCAACTTTTTAATAACCAAATATTTTCTCGTTCATTTCATGAAGGATTTTTTGATGAATTTGCTTATTTTAAATATGATGGAAGTAATTCATTTTTAGATATTTCTTGTAACATTATTGGTCATAGTAATTCAGGTGTATTTTTGGTAGAAGTGACTAGGATTGGTGATTTAATACAGATTTAATAAATTTATAAGTTTTAAAGTAAAGATAGCACACCTTATAGGTGTGCTCAGGCTGTTGATAAACATAATTTGTCAACAGACTTTTTACATTTATTACAAAAAGGATATCTCCTACTTCTGTAGAATATATATTTAGACCAATAAATTATTTAGCCCGTTAGGGCTCCTACGGAGGCAAAATGCTTACTAATAATGAGAGAAAACAAAATCAATTAGAACTGGTTTATATAGAAAACTTAGTACCAGAAAATCATATACTTAGAAAAATAGATAAATTCATAGACTTTTCGTTTATACGAAATTTAACTAAGGATTTATATTGTCCTGACAATGGTAGACCATCAGTAGATCCAGTTGTGTTATTTAAAATGCTTTTTATTGGATACCTATTCGGTATACGCTCTGAGCGTCAGCTCGTAAAGGAAATACAAGTAAATGTAGCTTATAGGTGGTTCTTAGGATATGGACTTACTGATAAAATACCAAGCCATTCTACCATAAGTCAAAATAGAACAAAGAGATTCAATGATACAAATATACATCAAGAAATATTTGATAACATTGTATTTCAAGCGATTAATAGAAATTTAGTCGATGGCAAAATTTTATACACTGATTCTACCCATCTAAAAGCTAACGCTAATAAACATAAACTTATAAAAAAAGAAATAACTAAATCTACAAAGGAATACTTTGATGAATTAGAAAAAGATATTAATAAAGATAGAATTAATCATAATAAAAAGCCTCTAAAAAAAAACCTAAAAACATCTGAAACCAAAGAAATAAAAGTAAGTACAACTGATCCAGACAGTGGATATATGGTTAGGGACGGAAAACCAAAAGGTTTTTTTTATTTAGATCATAGAACTGTTGACGGAAAATATAATATTATAACTGATGTTCATGTAACTCCAGGTAATATTAATGATGTAGATCCTTATGTTAAAAGAATAGAGACGCAAATAAAAAAGTTTAATTTTAATACAAAG
This genomic window from Clostridium botulinum BKT015925 contains:
- a CDS encoding Dabb family protein, with amino-acid sequence MIKHIVMWKLKEFAEGKSKSENATIIKENLESLQKEIAEIKGIEVGIDINKSKQAYDIVLYSKFENTEDLNKYQNHPSHVKVGEFIKKVNDGRIVVDYEI
- a CDS encoding anti sigma factor C-terminal domain-containing protein, whose protein sequence is MFFHPDIKYKDYKKDFEDLDSIPDGKIIEMGLSFDKKYNLRNFSTLIPKVNISWLWLDTYTKEQIDKYKKDAKEHDSKVSYIGEEETLGIRTEGNIVLDNIYKANYSGLLNRLKKLGYKDIYNHLKERKTDPEIIGVIVYGTKSELKTLMNNPHIKGGTIGVMRDKD
- a CDS encoding S1 family peptidase codes for the protein MNILSCEYCIDNIIKLICNNEYNFFLNKANVIGIGLGYKIKGGFCTCKKCIKVFVSTKIHKAQLQTKDLIPIMYKGIITDVNEVGYFKFQLLNTKVRPTIGGYSIGPNVPEYCSNIGSIGCLVKDSHSSYLLSSCHVLSALNKLTPGTGVVQPSLYDSGTPADEVGKLARYISLKPEGTFSKPTNLVDAAIVRFDAHVEGLPNIAFIGSPKGIDNAALNDGVFKAGRTSDETSGHVTAINVTCEISFSKGTNVTKYLFKNQIMTTKMSSEGDSGAVLVKANKKIVGLLVGCTNSNTVYNSINDVLQALDINVVL
- a CDS encoding binary toxin-like calcium binding domain-containing protein, with translation MLVSKIENSVKDSNKNYFTINGLMGYYFENDFFNLNIISPTLDGNLTFSKEDINSILGDKSIKSARWIGLIKPSITGEYILSTNSPNCRVELNGEIFNLSLNTSNTVNLIQGNVYDIRIEQLMSENQLLKNYEGIKLYWETSDIIKEIIPSEVLLKPNYSNTNQKSKFIPNNTLFSNAKLKANANKDTDSDGIPDEWEVNGYTVMNQKAVAWDDKFAANGYKKYVSNPFKPSTANDPYTDFEKVSGQIDPSVSTVARDPMISAYPIVGVQMERLVVSKSETITVDSTKSMSKSTSYSSTNINTVGAEISGNLELAGGIFPVFNMSASANYSHTLENTSTVDNTTGESFSQGLSINTGESAYINPNIRYYNTGTAPVYNVTPNTTIVIDKQSVATIKGQESLIGDYLNPSGTYPIIGQPPIALNTMDQSSSRLIPINYNQLKSIDNGGTVMLSTSQFTGNFAKYNSSGNLVTDGNNWEPYLGTIKSTTVSLTLSFPDQTTQVAVAVVTPNFSDPEDRTPRLTLEQALVKAFGLEKKNDKFYFQGIEITENQKIQVFLDNNTNIDFQNQLKNTADKDIMHCIIKRNMNILVKVITFKENISSINIINDTNFGIQSMTGLSKRSKGQDGIYRASTKSFSFRTKKINHSRGYYKIRFVVQCSSSFTCNFQLFNNQIFSRSFHEGFFDEFAYFKYDGSNSFLDISCNIIGHSNSGVFLVEVTRIGDLIQI
- a CDS encoding C2 toxin component I, with translation MPIIKEPIDFINKPESEAKKWGKEEEKRWFTKLNNLEEVAVNQLKNKEYKTKIDNFSTDILFSSLTAIEIMKEDENQNLFDVERIREALLKNTLDRDAIGYVNFTPKELGINFSIRDVELDRDISDETLDKVRQQIINQEYTKFSFISLGLNDNSINESVPVIVKTRVPTTFDYGVLNDKETVSLLLNQGFSIIPESAIITTIKGKDYILIEGSLSQELDFYNKGSEAWGAENYGDYISKLSHEQLGALEGYLHSDYKAINSYLRNNRVPNNDELNKKIELISSALSVKPIPQTLIAYRRVDGIPFDLPSDFSFDKKENGEIIADKQKLNEFIDKWTGKEIENLSFSSTSLKSTPLSFSKSRFIFRLRLSEGTIGAFIYGFSGFQDEQEILLNKNSTFKIFRITPITSIINRVTKMTQVVIDAEVIQNKEI